One genomic region from Leptospira montravelensis encodes:
- a CDS encoding glycosyltransferase family 4 protein, with translation MKVLIIVDDYLPKSIKVAGKMMHELALEFLHLGHVVTVVTPDPDLKDSYILDELDGIKILRFRSGRIKNVSKPIRLINEILLSFRAVKALSHWFNSNHHDLIVFYSPTIFWSGLVRYLKKIWKTPSYLILRDFFPQWVIDNGIIGKHSILAYLFRFYERKLYASADVVGIQSPANLKWFSETNPNLLNTQLLYNWASPFGDNKKMVPIDIRKKYNLSDRIIFFYGGNIGHAQDMKNLLILAERMLTVQKVQFIFLGAGDEFQLVQDMIKKKNLSNCLLLESVSQDVFTSILTQIDIGLFTLHPDHKTHNFPGKILGYMQVGVPILGAVNQGNDLRIVIEEGKAGFVSIAGDHETLYQNAVTLLDTKLRKTMGQNAIKLLDTTFSVNTTVKKIIHSLTKEKVLP, from the coding sequence ATGAAAGTTCTCATCATTGTAGACGACTATTTACCCAAAAGCATTAAGGTAGCTGGCAAAATGATGCATGAACTTGCATTAGAGTTTCTACATTTAGGTCATGTTGTCACTGTTGTGACTCCTGATCCGGACTTAAAAGATTCTTATATATTGGATGAATTAGATGGAATTAAAATACTTCGTTTCCGATCAGGTAGAATTAAAAACGTATCAAAACCCATTCGACTCATCAATGAAATTTTATTATCTTTTCGCGCGGTAAAGGCTTTATCACATTGGTTCAACTCAAATCATCATGATTTGATTGTATTTTATTCTCCTACAATTTTTTGGTCGGGGTTAGTCAGATATTTAAAGAAAATTTGGAAAACTCCATCCTACCTAATCCTCCGAGATTTTTTTCCACAATGGGTCATAGACAATGGAATCATAGGCAAACACTCAATCCTTGCTTATTTATTTCGTTTTTACGAAAGAAAGTTGTATGCATCTGCTGACGTAGTTGGTATTCAATCCCCTGCCAATTTGAAATGGTTTTCAGAAACCAATCCAAACTTACTGAATACGCAGCTATTATACAATTGGGCCTCTCCTTTCGGAGATAACAAAAAAATGGTTCCAATTGACATTAGAAAGAAATACAATCTGAGTGATCGTATCATTTTCTTTTATGGTGGAAACATCGGTCATGCACAGGATATGAAAAATCTTTTGATTCTTGCGGAACGAATGTTAACCGTTCAGAAAGTTCAATTTATATTCCTTGGGGCAGGGGATGAATTTCAATTAGTTCAAGATATGATTAAGAAGAAGAACTTATCGAATTGCCTATTGTTAGAATCTGTTTCGCAGGATGTTTTTACTTCTATACTGACTCAAATCGATATAGGACTTTTTACTTTACATCCAGACCACAAAACACATAACTTCCCAGGAAAAATTCTTGGATATATGCAAGTCGGTGTTCCGATTCTTGGTGCAGTGAATCAGGGAAATGATTTAAGAATTGTGATCGAAGAAGGAAAAGCTGGGTTTGTTTCCATTGCTGGAGATCACGAAACTTTATATCAGAATGCAGTGACCTTACTTGATACTAAACTTCGTAAAACAATGGGACAAAATGCTATAAAACTTTTGGATACAACATTCTCTGTAAATACAACTGTAAAAAAAATAATTCATTCCTTAACTAAGGAAAAGGTATTACCTTAA
- the wbjC gene encoding UDP-2-acetamido-2,6-beta-L-arabino-hexul-4-ose reductase translates to MKILITGADGFVASNLRIHISQNKNHELLLHNKQTTESELFQFLETADFIFHLAGVNRPLSENEFFIGNSDLTKKIVSHLESLNKKTPIVFSSSIQALLTNPYGISKKQGEDCIIEYGKKTGASTFIYRLPNVFGKFSKPNYNSVVATFCHNIARSLPIVVNDREKELNLCYIDDLVTSFLETLEGKMSSGYINVTPVYSITLGELADLITSFRDNREKIWIENVGQGFLRAIYSTYISFLPITSCNYSIPKYEDPRGSFVEMLKTKEAGQFSFFSALPGVTRGRHYHHTKTEKFLIIRGKAQFRFQHLITKEYYELVVTDENPTIVDTIPGWTHDITNIGENELIVMLWANEVFNRELPDTIAAEITK, encoded by the coding sequence ATGAAGATACTCATAACAGGAGCAGATGGATTTGTTGCATCAAACCTCCGAATCCATATTTCTCAAAACAAAAATCATGAACTGCTTTTGCACAATAAACAAACAACAGAAAGTGAGTTATTCCAATTTTTAGAAACTGCTGACTTTATCTTTCATTTAGCGGGTGTGAATCGACCCTTATCGGAGAATGAATTTTTTATCGGAAACTCTGATTTAACAAAAAAGATTGTTAGTCATTTAGAGAGTTTAAATAAAAAAACACCAATTGTTTTTTCATCTTCAATACAGGCACTACTTACAAACCCTTATGGAATTTCAAAGAAACAAGGTGAAGATTGTATCATAGAGTACGGTAAAAAGACGGGAGCTTCCACTTTTATTTATAGGTTACCAAACGTATTTGGTAAATTTTCCAAACCAAATTATAACTCTGTAGTTGCCACTTTCTGCCACAATATTGCAAGGTCTTTACCAATTGTTGTGAATGACAGAGAAAAAGAATTAAATCTATGTTATATTGATGATTTGGTGACTAGTTTTTTAGAGACTCTGGAAGGAAAGATGTCATCCGGTTATATAAATGTAACACCCGTTTATTCAATAACACTTGGAGAATTAGCAGATTTAATTACAAGTTTCAGGGACAATAGGGAAAAAATATGGATTGAAAACGTAGGCCAAGGTTTCCTTCGAGCAATCTATTCTACATACATTAGCTTTTTACCAATCACTTCCTGTAATTATTCCATTCCCAAATATGAAGATCCAAGAGGTTCCTTTGTTGAGATGTTAAAAACAAAGGAAGCAGGGCAGTTTTCATTCTTTTCTGCACTTCCAGGTGTGACACGAGGAAGACATTATCATCATACTAAAACTGAAAAGTTTTTAATTATAAGGGGCAAAGCACAGTTTCGATTCCAACATTTAATCACAAAGGAATATTATGAGTTAGTAGTAACTGATGAGAACCCAACGATAGTTGATACGATTCCTGGTTGGACTCATGATATAACAAATATTGGCGAAAATGAATTGATAGTTATGCTTTGGGCAAACGAAGTTTTTAATCGAGAATTACCTGATACTATTGCGGCTGAAATTACAAAATGA
- a CDS encoding glycosyltransferase family 4 protein: MNEIKVLLLSPLPPPSGGDSTWTVMFMENAPKLGVSVSLVNTSLIGQRSESAGYTYSLFDELKRAFYIWTNLLKILIQLKKTNIVHFNSNCSPKGLVRDYLSVLLIKLFSIPIVFHCHCNVPDQLKESRIGFYFLKRIIRLVDKVIVLNSISKNFISTNFHIAADIVPNFINLNLVGWNRNRVVRKLKKITFTGHIRRSKGILEIFKVAKDFPELTFYLIGPKTESLDTEEPIGSNVKLLGSMEHDQVLEFLINSDLFVFPSHTEGFSVSMLEAMASALPIVATNVGANEDMIEAKGGIIIPTNDSLALKNAIERMKDTNLRKKMSDFNIAKVKNHYTSDIVLNEYINIYKLLV; encoded by the coding sequence GTGAATGAGATAAAAGTTTTACTCCTCTCTCCTTTGCCGCCGCCATCTGGTGGAGATTCGACATGGACCGTAATGTTTATGGAAAATGCTCCAAAACTTGGAGTATCTGTATCTTTGGTAAATACTTCCTTAATTGGCCAAAGGTCTGAATCTGCAGGATATACTTACTCTTTATTTGATGAATTGAAGAGAGCATTTTATATATGGACCAATTTGTTGAAAATTCTAATTCAATTGAAAAAAACGAATATAGTCCATTTTAACTCAAATTGTTCGCCTAAAGGTTTAGTCAGAGATTATTTGAGTGTTTTATTGATAAAACTATTTTCTATACCAATCGTTTTTCATTGTCATTGCAATGTGCCTGATCAACTAAAAGAAAGTAGGATTGGATTTTATTTTTTAAAAAGAATCATACGATTAGTGGATAAAGTTATCGTACTCAATTCAATATCTAAAAACTTTATTTCTACAAATTTTCATATTGCAGCAGATATAGTTCCCAACTTTATCAATTTAAATTTGGTTGGTTGGAACCGGAATCGAGTAGTTAGGAAACTTAAAAAAATTACTTTTACAGGTCATATTCGGCGATCAAAAGGAATTTTGGAAATTTTTAAAGTAGCGAAGGATTTCCCCGAATTGACATTCTATTTGATTGGTCCGAAGACTGAAAGTCTGGATACGGAAGAACCGATTGGCTCCAATGTAAAATTGCTAGGGAGTATGGAACATGACCAAGTATTAGAATTCTTAATAAATTCAGATCTTTTTGTTTTTCCTTCTCATACAGAAGGTTTTTCTGTTTCAATGCTCGAGGCTATGGCTTCTGCTCTTCCTATTGTTGCTACTAATGTTGGAGCTAACGAAGATATGATCGAAGCTAAAGGTGGAATAATCATACCGACGAACGATTCGTTAGCCCTTAAAAATGCAATTGAAAGAATGAAAGACACCAATTTGCGAAAGAAAATGTCTGATTTCAATATCGCAAAAGTTAAAAATCATTATACATCTGATATAGTTCTTAATGAATACATAAATATCTATAAGTTGTTAGTATAA
- a CDS encoding N-acetyl sugar amidotransferase: MNKAYQICTKTVIDSTLPDVTFDKDGISSVYWDFQNNVKPNWFPNEKGHKILQTYVDQIKKSSKNKDFDCILGLSGGVDSSYMLHTMVKEYGLRPLVFHVDGGWNSEMAVNNISKLVDKLNLDLFTEVINWNEMRDFQLAWFKSGVPHIDIPQDHAFGAVLYKFSDKYNIKYILNGGNIATECVIMPYKYYYWGTDLVHIRDIIKKFGTIPMKTYPFSSVYRHKIYQKYIKGMKVLKPLNFMPYSKNLAIETLEKEYGWKSYGQKHFESRFTRFYEGYWLPTRFNFDVRRNQLSSLILTGQTTREESLETLKKPSYDPELLKQDFEFIATKLGISADELDHYHKMDLKFYWDYKNDHKKLKFLENVITFLNLGRRGGAF, from the coding sequence ATGAACAAAGCATACCAAATCTGTACAAAAACTGTAATTGATTCAACCCTTCCTGATGTAACATTTGATAAAGATGGAATTTCCAGTGTATATTGGGACTTTCAAAACAATGTGAAACCAAATTGGTTCCCAAATGAGAAAGGACACAAAATTTTACAGACTTACGTAGATCAAATCAAGAAGTCTTCAAAGAATAAAGATTTTGATTGTATCTTAGGACTAAGTGGTGGAGTCGATAGTTCCTATATGTTGCACACGATGGTTAAAGAATATGGTCTTAGACCACTTGTGTTTCACGTTGATGGGGGATGGAATTCCGAAATGGCTGTGAATAATATAAGTAAACTTGTAGATAAGTTAAACTTGGATCTATTTACAGAAGTTATCAATTGGAATGAAATGAGAGATTTTCAATTAGCATGGTTTAAGTCGGGAGTGCCTCATATAGATATTCCGCAGGATCATGCTTTTGGAGCAGTGCTTTATAAATTTTCAGACAAATATAATATCAAATATATACTCAATGGCGGTAATATCGCAACAGAATGCGTCATTATGCCGTATAAGTATTATTACTGGGGTACTGATTTAGTTCATATACGCGATATTATCAAAAAATTTGGAACAATCCCAATGAAGACTTATCCTTTCAGTTCGGTCTATAGACATAAAATCTATCAGAAGTATATTAAAGGGATGAAAGTACTAAAACCATTAAATTTTATGCCTTATTCCAAGAATTTGGCAATTGAAACTTTGGAGAAGGAATACGGATGGAAATCATACGGACAGAAACATTTTGAATCTAGATTTACGCGGTTTTATGAAGGATACTGGTTACCTACAAGATTTAATTTTGATGTAAGAAGGAACCAACTATCAAGTCTGATCTTAACGGGTCAAACAACGCGAGAGGAATCACTAGAGACATTAAAAAAACCATCGTATGATCCTGAATTACTCAAACAAGATTTTGAATTCATTGCTACAAAGCTTGGGATTAGTGCAGATGAATTAGATCATTACCACAAGATGGATTTAAAATTTTACTGGGATTATAAAAATGATCATAAAAAACTTAAATTTTTGGAAAATGTTATTACATTTCTCAACTTAGGTAGAAGGGGTGGAGCTTTTTAG
- a CDS encoding exopolysaccharide biosynthesis polyprenyl glycosylphosphotransferase, translating to MNEITRRHSRWFERILLSYLFQFISGGIVLIVASAIPIWGVKFWKSNDPNLYTSLATSLFSFLIATFSLRKLFRLPASESVSYVLPISLICFAFPICIILFLRTSYSIQIYVIGFLVTLLWCFAGFFLGRRYRLIRYAILPSKSSADLVSSHGALFSVLNSPDLNGQRYNAIVADFNSPMLSPEWEKFLAKCTLARIPVYSEKKIREFVTGRVKVDHLSENVFGSLLPSEFYETVKRWIDFFTALALIPIFLPLFLVIAILIKLESKGPAFFIQPRMGFRGKVFPMLKFRSMYIDKKGSGFTNPIDDPRITKIGKLIRKYRIDELPQLFNILIGQMSFIGPRPESFELSTWYEKDVPFFAYRHVVRPGISGWAQVEQGYAAEVEGMKVKLEYDFYYIKNFSFWLDLLITFKTIKTVFTGFGAR from the coding sequence ATGAATGAAATTACTCGCCGCCATTCAAGATGGTTTGAGCGTATTTTGTTAAGTTATTTGTTTCAGTTTATATCCGGTGGGATAGTCTTAATAGTAGCTTCAGCGATTCCCATTTGGGGAGTTAAATTTTGGAAATCTAATGATCCAAATTTATACACCTCATTAGCTACTAGCTTATTTTCTTTTTTGATTGCTACCTTTAGTTTGCGAAAGTTATTTAGATTACCCGCTTCTGAATCTGTTTCGTATGTTTTACCAATATCATTAATTTGTTTTGCATTTCCTATATGTATTATTCTTTTTTTACGTACTTCTTATTCGATTCAAATTTATGTGATTGGATTCCTAGTAACTTTGTTATGGTGTTTTGCCGGTTTTTTCTTGGGGAGAAGGTATCGATTAATCCGGTATGCGATTTTACCATCTAAGTCAAGTGCTGACTTGGTTAGTTCACATGGGGCATTATTTTCTGTTTTGAATTCTCCAGATTTAAATGGACAAAGATATAATGCGATTGTGGCCGATTTCAATAGTCCCATGTTATCTCCTGAATGGGAGAAATTTTTAGCAAAATGCACATTAGCTAGGATCCCTGTTTATTCTGAGAAAAAGATTCGGGAGTTTGTTACCGGTAGAGTAAAAGTCGATCACCTATCCGAGAATGTATTTGGATCACTTTTACCATCTGAGTTTTATGAAACGGTAAAACGATGGATTGATTTTTTTACAGCCTTAGCTTTAATTCCGATTTTTTTACCATTGTTTCTAGTGATTGCTATATTGATTAAACTTGAATCTAAAGGTCCTGCTTTTTTTATTCAACCGCGAATGGGGTTTCGTGGAAAAGTATTTCCAATGTTAAAGTTTCGAAGTATGTATATAGACAAAAAAGGAAGTGGATTTACGAATCCGATTGATGATCCTCGAATCACAAAGATTGGTAAATTGATTAGAAAATACCGAATTGATGAATTACCACAATTATTTAATATTTTAATCGGACAAATGTCTTTTATAGGACCTAGACCTGAATCATTTGAACTTTCTACTTGGTATGAAAAGGATGTTCCATTTTTTGCGTACCGCCACGTTGTGCGACCTGGTATCAGTGGCTGGGCACAGGTGGAACAAGGTTATGCGGCAGAAGTAGAGGGAATGAAGGTAAAGTTAGAATATGATTTTTATTATATTAAAAATTTTTCCTTTTGGCTGGATTTGTTAATTACTTTTAAGACAATCAAAACAGTTTTTACAGGATTTGGAGCAAGATAG
- a CDS encoding AglZ/HisF2 family acetamidino modification protein, which yields MLRPRIIPCLLVKDGGLVKTQKFSEPKYVGDPINAVKIFNEKEADELIVIDIDATRYAKEPDLKLLQNLANESRMPLCYGGGVKTVSQAKAVVSMGIEKVALSSIVVENPNIISNIADEIGSQSVVAVLDIKKKKLSSNYEIWTHNGTKNSKLDPVDFSLKLQSLGAGEIVINSIDHDGMMNGLDFPILEKIYNQLSIPMTIIGGVGSLKDIEDAVRKFKYIGVGVGSFFVFKGKYRAVMINYPSIEERDNLSKDQ from the coding sequence ATGCTAAGGCCAAGAATTATTCCTTGTTTACTAGTGAAAGATGGCGGTCTTGTGAAAACGCAAAAGTTTTCAGAGCCGAAATATGTAGGTGATCCGATTAATGCTGTCAAAATCTTTAATGAAAAAGAAGCTGATGAGTTGATCGTAATTGATATTGATGCAACTCGATATGCAAAAGAACCTGATTTAAAACTTCTACAGAACCTTGCGAATGAAAGTCGGATGCCTTTGTGCTATGGAGGCGGTGTAAAAACTGTCAGTCAGGCTAAGGCCGTTGTTTCTATGGGTATTGAAAAGGTGGCATTAAGTTCTATAGTAGTGGAGAATCCAAATATCATTTCAAATATTGCAGATGAAATAGGAAGTCAAAGTGTTGTCGCTGTGCTTGATATAAAGAAAAAAAAGTTAAGCTCTAATTATGAAATTTGGACGCATAACGGAACAAAAAATTCTAAATTAGATCCAGTTGATTTTTCACTTAAACTTCAAAGTTTGGGCGCAGGAGAAATAGTCATAAACTCAATCGATCATGATGGTATGATGAATGGTTTAGATTTTCCTATCCTTGAAAAAATTTACAATCAACTATCAATTCCCATGACAATTATTGGAGGAGTTGGCAGCCTAAAAGATATTGAAGATGCAGTGCGAAAATTTAAGTATATTGGTGTTGGTGTTGGTAGTTTCTTTGTTTTTAAAGGGAAATATCGTGCAGTGATGATAAATTACCCTTCAATAGAAGAACGAGATAATCTTTCTAAAGACCAATAG
- a CDS encoding O-antigen polymerase encodes MLLIFAISWFFFWNLLSTFSISGINSPKQSTQFIYFLFYLSLLLGVYLDRGSENNKSAIHPDSSESVEIIEQKYFQLLKYFVVPVMVSFLIRTIYLLKTKYSIAQMRAEVFGLNTGTSDLFYRSISVTNFYWLVMHPILWASLLIGFVRFIRTGKLNILMWAIVLFVVDSLTTIGRFGIHYAIISLVTMYGLYLIKDSISSKRKIYVGLLSSVLIFILIFIMIQIRKGNSLEYIFGYFLLGYHTNSFALFDMELHNPNSLLYDYTFGLSFFSGLFELPIFLLNSFLGFSIQSISGEIGSYLNADRLVGHSEILGDLYYNAFGSNFFVMFRDGGPLFVGIYGLLFGFLYSKFSSSLKESNPLYSTFLIGMYYILIYGIFKPFTTGEILPGILIAFLIYKIPEIFIFRKK; translated from the coding sequence TTGTTGTTAATATTTGCGATTTCATGGTTTTTCTTTTGGAATTTATTATCAACATTTTCAATTAGTGGGATCAATTCGCCAAAACAATCTACGCAATTTATTTATTTCCTCTTTTACTTATCACTTCTGTTAGGTGTATACTTGGATCGTGGTAGTGAAAATAATAAAAGCGCAATCCATCCTGATAGTTCAGAGTCTGTAGAAATCATTGAACAGAAATATTTTCAATTACTAAAATACTTTGTAGTTCCTGTTATGGTTTCGTTTTTAATCCGCACAATTTATCTTCTTAAAACCAAGTATTCAATCGCACAAATGAGAGCAGAAGTGTTTGGATTGAATACAGGCACCTCCGATTTATTTTACCGCTCCATTTCGGTAACAAACTTTTACTGGTTGGTGATGCACCCAATTTTATGGGCAAGTTTACTTATCGGTTTTGTAAGATTTATTCGAACAGGGAAATTGAATATTCTCATGTGGGCGATAGTTTTATTTGTTGTGGATAGTCTTACCACGATAGGTAGGTTTGGGATTCATTATGCTATTATCTCACTTGTCACAATGTATGGATTGTATTTGATAAAAGATAGCATTTCGAGCAAACGAAAAATCTATGTTGGTCTCTTATCAAGTGTTCTGATTTTTATATTGATATTTATAATGATACAAATTAGAAAAGGAAATAGTTTGGAATATATCTTTGGATATTTTCTATTAGGGTATCATACAAATTCATTTGCTTTATTCGATATGGAATTACATAATCCCAATTCACTTTTATACGATTATACTTTTGGTTTGTCCTTTTTTTCAGGCTTATTTGAATTACCGATTTTTTTGTTAAACTCTTTTTTGGGTTTTTCAATCCAAAGTATTTCTGGTGAAATTGGTAGTTATCTAAATGCAGATCGACTAGTTGGGCATAGTGAAATTTTGGGAGATTTATATTATAACGCTTTTGGATCCAATTTCTTTGTAATGTTTCGGGACGGAGGGCCTTTGTTTGTAGGAATATATGGTCTTTTGTTTGGTTTTCTATATTCGAAATTTTCTTCTTCGCTAAAAGAATCTAATCCTTTATATTCTACATTTTTAATCGGTATGTATTATATATTAATTTATGGAATATTTAAGCCTTTTACAACGGGCGAGATTCTTCCAGGAATCCTGATAGCATTTTTGATTTATAAGATACCTGAAATCTTCATTTTTCGTAAAAAGTGA
- a CDS encoding polysaccharide biosynthesis protein: MFKNNTLLITGGTGSFGKAVLNRFLSSEIKEIRIFSRDEKKQDDLRKKYNNPKIKFFLGDVRDASSLTGAFSGVDYIFHAAALKQVPSCEFFPMEAFKTNVIGTENVLQVAYELGVKKVICLSTDKAVYPINAMGISKAMMEKVMVAKTRNFDESRMIVCGTRYGNVMASRGSVIPLFVEQLLKKQPFTITDPNMTRFMMTLDDAVELVLYAFEYGNNGDIFVQKSPAATIEILAKAILDLFNKKDHPIKTIGTRHGEKLYETLLSREEITSAEDRGDYFRIPPDLRDLNYDKFVEQGEGKISITEDYNSHNTKRLNLEEMKALLLKLSFIRDILDGKEAETWD; encoded by the coding sequence ATGTTTAAAAATAATACACTACTCATTACAGGTGGAACTGGTTCTTTCGGGAAGGCAGTTCTGAATCGTTTTTTAAGTTCAGAAATTAAAGAGATCAGAATCTTTAGTCGCGATGAAAAAAAACAAGATGACCTTAGAAAAAAATATAACAATCCCAAAATTAAATTCTTTTTGGGAGATGTGAGGGATGCTTCCTCTTTAACAGGTGCGTTTTCGGGAGTGGATTATATTTTTCACGCCGCAGCATTGAAGCAGGTTCCCTCTTGTGAATTTTTTCCTATGGAAGCATTTAAAACCAATGTGATTGGAACAGAAAATGTTTTGCAGGTTGCATACGAACTTGGTGTAAAAAAAGTCATTTGTCTAAGCACAGATAAGGCAGTTTACCCCATCAATGCGATGGGTATTTCGAAAGCCATGATGGAAAAAGTTATGGTGGCTAAAACAAGAAATTTTGATGAATCACGTATGATTGTATGTGGGACCAGGTATGGAAATGTAATGGCATCCAGAGGTTCAGTAATTCCACTTTTTGTCGAGCAACTCTTAAAGAAACAACCCTTTACCATTACCGATCCAAATATGACTCGTTTTATGATGACATTGGATGATGCAGTGGAACTCGTGTTATATGCATTTGAATATGGAAACAATGGTGATATATTTGTTCAAAAATCTCCTGCAGCGACGATAGAGATTCTAGCAAAAGCAATTCTAGATCTTTTTAACAAAAAGGATCATCCAATTAAAACAATTGGGACTAGACACGGCGAAAAATTGTATGAGACTCTTTTGAGTAGGGAAGAAATTACTTCTGCAGAAGATAGGGGAGATTATTTCCGAATCCCTCCCGATTTACGAGATTTGAACTACGATAAATTTGTAGAACAAGGCGAAGGAAAAATTTCGATTACAGAAGATTATAATTCTCACAATACAAAAAGACTCAATTTGGAAGAGATGAAAGCTCTGCTATTAAAACTTTCATTTATTCGAGACATTTTGGATGGAAAAGAAGCAGAAACTTGGGATTAA
- the wecB gene encoding non-hydrolyzing UDP-N-acetylglucosamine 2-epimerase has translation MKKLKVFTVIGTRPEIIRLSRVMIALDEACDHRIIHTGQNYDFELNEIFFQDLGIRKPDYFLEAAGGTGAETIGKIIIGFDELLSKEVPDALLVLGDTNSCLAVIPAKRRKIPIFHMEAGNRCFDLRVPEEINRRIVDHTSDINLTYSSIAREYLLREGLPPDQIIKTGSPMYEVLNHYKNRIQSSKILEQLNLKSNEYFLVSAHREENIDSEQNFRSLVDTLNTIAENYNLPVVVSTHPRTQKKIDHYKIQFHKNILLLKPLGFMDYNKLQIESKVVLSDSGTITEESSILKFSALNIREAHERPEGMEEAAVMMVGLNKDRILQALALLETEGKDFLNQSRLVGDYSMPNVSSKVVRIILSYTDYVNRIVWKRY, from the coding sequence ATGAAAAAGTTAAAAGTATTTACTGTAATTGGAACACGACCGGAAATCATTCGACTTTCACGAGTAATGATTGCACTGGATGAAGCATGTGATCACAGAATCATTCATACTGGTCAAAATTATGATTTTGAGTTGAACGAAATTTTTTTCCAGGATTTGGGAATCAGAAAACCTGATTACTTTTTAGAGGCAGCAGGGGGAACTGGGGCCGAGACAATTGGAAAAATCATAATTGGTTTTGATGAATTGTTGTCGAAAGAGGTTCCTGATGCACTCCTCGTGTTAGGTGATACGAATAGCTGTTTAGCGGTGATTCCTGCAAAACGACGTAAAATTCCCATTTTTCATATGGAAGCAGGAAACCGTTGTTTTGACTTACGAGTCCCTGAGGAAATTAACCGGCGGATTGTAGATCATACATCTGATATCAACTTAACTTACAGCTCTATTGCTAGGGAGTATTTGTTACGCGAAGGTTTGCCTCCAGACCAAATCATTAAAACGGGAAGTCCCATGTATGAAGTTTTAAATCATTATAAAAATAGAATCCAATCTTCAAAAATTTTAGAACAACTTAATTTGAAAAGTAATGAATACTTTTTGGTCTCCGCTCACAGAGAAGAAAATATTGACTCCGAACAAAACTTCCGTTCGTTAGTAGATACTCTTAATACCATTGCTGAGAATTATAATCTCCCTGTGGTGGTATCAACTCACCCAAGAACGCAGAAAAAAATAGATCACTATAAGATTCAATTTCATAAAAATATTTTGTTATTAAAACCATTGGGATTTATGGATTATAATAAACTTCAAATTGAGTCGAAGGTAGTACTTTCTGATAGTGGAACTATCACAGAGGAATCGTCCATTTTAAAATTTTCCGCTTTAAACATAAGAGAAGCACATGAAAGACCGGAAGGAATGGAAGAGGCTGCTGTTATGATGGTGGGACTTAACAAAGATCGAATCCTACAAGCACTGGCATTATTGGAAACAGAAGGGAAAGATTTTTTAAATCAATCACGACTAGTAGGAGATTATTCCATGCCCAATGTTTCTTCAAAGGTTGTTCGGATTATATTAAGTTATACCGATTATGTGAACAGAATCGTTTGGAAACGATACTGA
- the hisH gene encoding imidazole glycerol phosphate synthase subunit HisH produces the protein MLTIIDYGLGNILSFQNVYKRINVETRIAKSVDDLENATKLILPGVGAFDHAIDLLNASGMRSKIEELVFQKNTPIIGICVGMQILANSSEEGVKPGLGWISGSVKKFNFNKLENKIPMPHMGWNDVLPNKEGTELFRGLESDSRFYFLHSYYFECTDKQNEISRTDYGTGFSSAIKKNNIYGVQFHPEKSHHYGQILLKNFAEI, from the coding sequence ATGCTTACAATTATTGATTATGGTTTAGGAAATATACTTTCATTTCAAAATGTTTACAAGAGGATAAATGTTGAAACCCGGATTGCAAAATCTGTAGATGATTTAGAAAACGCAACTAAACTAATCCTTCCAGGGGTCGGTGCATTTGACCATGCAATAGACCTTTTAAATGCTTCTGGTATGCGAAGTAAAATAGAGGAATTGGTATTTCAAAAAAATACACCTATCATTGGAATCTGCGTAGGTATGCAGATTTTGGCCAATTCAAGCGAAGAAGGCGTTAAACCGGGGTTAGGTTGGATCTCCGGTTCTGTTAAAAAATTTAATTTTAATAAATTAGAAAATAAAATCCCAATGCCACATATGGGATGGAACGATGTACTACCAAACAAAGAGGGAACTGAATTGTTTCGCGGGTTAGAGTCGGATTCCCGATTTTATTTTTTACATTCCTATTACTTTGAATGCACCGATAAACAAAACGAAATTTCGCGAACAGACTATGGAACTGGTTTTTCTAGTGCTATCAAAAAGAATAATATCTATGGTGTGCAATTCCATCCAGAAAAGAGTCATCACTATGGCCAAATACTATTAAAAAATTTTGCAGAGATATAA